A genomic stretch from Desulfolutivibrio sulfodismutans DSM 3696 includes:
- a CDS encoding bifunctional diguanylate cyclase/phosphodiesterase: MTHDTTRPDPDDAELLARRLSHLEAVYNSTLDALSKAAALGDFHIGLTTVDSPVPILEETERKARGLVRLTAVAFHLVDEATGQFYPALQSPPQAADTMAALMDTLVEDRSIAWCLSRKKPVIKATGGHRLILHPMATTARIRGFFLGMLDQEPSSIPETTLAFLSIVMQYAAGALESFELYRLIRATNRTLEHKVEELTAARASLEAEVAERKEVERKLARSRDFHLTLFERFPVMIWRCSALGEHDYFNKTWLTFFGRPLEEELGRGFLRSIHPEDLKQAEAVFTAACTDRSAFEREFRIKTAAGEYRWISDHGRPFYDLDGEFGGYIGAASDITDRKRMETELRYQALHDPLTNLPNRSLLMDRISRAQERAQRHPESRFALVFIDLDRFKVINDSLGHLVGDKLLASCGARLGEAVRGLDTLARFGGDEFIVLLEEIASLGEAIKIVKRIRDRLKFPFVIEDKELWVTASFGIVLGGPRPMRAEELLRNANIAMYDAKKLGRNRFKVFSDKMLAAAMSWMNLENELRTGLVNEEFHLLYQPIVDAVDYRLLGFEALLRWRHPSRGVLGPSEFIHIAEESGQIVEIGHQALRLACQTMAAWREQLAPARDLTMSVNLSCKQFRQSDMAERILEALTESGLPPSRLKLEITESAIMENAKNALTVLNKLKASGILIAIDDFGTGYSSLSYLQTFPVDVLKIDRMFISGIGRNKEASDIVQSVVALAKSLGLHVVAEGVEEEGQAEALKVLRCDSIQGFYFFPPLPEAEALALMRRLDGDARGFARLIPSG, translated from the coding sequence ATGACACACGACACGACACGCCCCGATCCGGACGACGCAGAGCTTTTGGCCAGGCGTCTGTCGCATCTTGAAGCGGTCTACAACTCCACCCTCGACGCCCTTTCCAAGGCGGCGGCCCTGGGCGATTTTCACATCGGGCTGACCACCGTGGACTCCCCCGTCCCCATCCTTGAGGAAACCGAGCGCAAGGCCCGGGGGCTCGTGCGCCTGACGGCGGTCGCCTTCCATCTGGTGGACGAAGCCACGGGGCAGTTCTACCCGGCCCTGCAATCCCCCCCGCAGGCGGCCGACACCATGGCCGCCCTCATGGACACGCTGGTGGAGGATCGTTCCATCGCCTGGTGCCTAAGCCGCAAAAAGCCGGTCATCAAGGCCACCGGCGGCCACCGCCTGATCCTGCATCCCATGGCCACCACGGCCCGCATACGGGGGTTTTTCCTGGGGATGCTCGACCAGGAGCCCAGTTCCATCCCCGAAACCACCCTGGCGTTTTTGTCCATCGTCATGCAGTACGCCGCCGGCGCCCTGGAGAGCTTCGAGCTCTACCGCCTGATCCGGGCCACCAACCGCACCCTGGAGCACAAGGTGGAGGAACTCACGGCCGCCCGGGCCAGCCTGGAGGCCGAGGTGGCCGAACGCAAGGAGGTGGAACGCAAGCTGGCGCGATCCCGGGACTTCCACCTGACCCTTTTCGAGAGATTCCCGGTCATGATCTGGCGCTGCAGCGCACTCGGCGAGCACGACTATTTCAACAAAACCTGGCTCACCTTCTTCGGACGCCCCCTTGAGGAGGAACTGGGACGGGGATTTCTCCGCTCCATCCACCCCGAAGACCTCAAACAGGCCGAGGCCGTCTTTACCGCAGCCTGTACCGACAGGTCGGCCTTCGAGCGGGAATTCCGGATCAAAACCGCCGCCGGGGAATATCGGTGGATCTCGGACCACGGACGGCCGTTTTACGACCTTGACGGCGAATTCGGGGGTTACATCGGGGCCGCCAGCGACATCACCGACCGCAAGCGCATGGAGACGGAACTGCGCTACCAGGCCTTGCACGATCCCCTGACCAACCTGCCCAACCGCAGCCTGCTCATGGACCGCATCAGCCGGGCCCAGGAACGCGCCCAACGCCACCCCGAATCCCGGTTCGCCCTGGTGTTCATCGACCTGGACCGGTTCAAGGTCATAAACGACAGCCTGGGGCATCTGGTGGGGGACAAGCTTTTGGCCTCCTGCGGGGCCCGGCTGGGTGAGGCCGTGCGCGGTCTGGACACCCTGGCCCGGTTCGGCGGCGACGAATTCATCGTGCTTTTGGAGGAGATCGCTTCCCTGGGCGAGGCCATCAAGATCGTCAAGCGCATCCGGGACCGGCTCAAGTTCCCCTTCGTCATCGAGGACAAGGAACTGTGGGTCACGGCCAGCTTCGGCATCGTACTCGGCGGGCCGCGCCCCATGCGGGCCGAGGAGCTTCTGCGCAACGCCAACATCGCCATGTACGACGCCAAAAAACTCGGACGCAACCGGTTCAAGGTCTTCTCGGACAAGATGCTGGCCGCGGCCATGTCCTGGATGAACCTGGAAAACGAACTGCGCACGGGGCTTGTGAACGAGGAGTTCCATCTGCTGTATCAGCCCATCGTGGACGCCGTCGATTACCGGCTGCTGGGATTCGAGGCGCTTTTGCGCTGGCGGCATCCGTCCCGGGGGGTGCTCGGCCCCTCGGAATTCATCCACATCGCCGAGGAGAGCGGCCAGATCGTGGAGATCGGGCATCAGGCCCTGCGCCTGGCCTGCCAGACCATGGCCGCCTGGAGGGAGCAGCTCGCCCCGGCCAGGGATCTGACCATGTCCGTCAACCTGTCCTGCAAGCAGTTCCGGCAGTCGGACATGGCCGAACGAATCCTGGAGGCGCTCACGGAGTCCGGCCTGCCGCCCTCCCGGCTCAAGCTCGAAATCACCGAATCGGCCATCATGGAAAACGCCAAAAACGCCCTGACCGTCTTAAACAAGCTCAAGGCCTCCGGCATCCTCATCGCCATCGACGATTTCGGCACCGGCTATTCGTCGTTGTCCTATCTCCAGACCTTTCCCGTGGACGTGCTGAAGATCGACCGCATGTTCATCTCCGGAATCGGCCGCAACAAGGAGGCCAGCGACATCGTGCAGTCCGTGGTGGCCCTGGCCAAGAGCCTGGGGCTGCATGTGGTGGCCGAAGGCGTGGAGGAGGAGGGCCAGGCGGAGGCCCTCAAGGTTCTGCGCTGCGACAGCATCCAGGGGTTCTATTTCTTTCCGCCCCTGCCCGAGGCCGAGGCGTTGGCCCTGATGCGCCGCCTGGACGGCGACGCCAGGGGGTTCGCCCGGCTCATCCCTTCCGGATGA
- a CDS encoding glycosyltransferase, which produces MTACFVGVMALILAALATLVALGRNHVRGVPGPGPRPAVFPRAALVVPVTGDAPGVREALATLVRQDYPGLIVVFATATDDDPAVPLVEELIREGHGRVFRVAAGLATRCGQKNHNLLAGVAFLQGLGQRPDIYLFGDSTHLARPDFAATLAAPLVRGETALASGFHRVEPLSDAPGVVGMFATCLALHMLQSIRAVTQPWGGAMALTRQAFERFGVAGLWAESIVDDCSMAAMLRKKGVVCHPVAGAAVLATPLAAMSLSRWSDWLTRQLLYLKFCMPGTWLAAIPAALALSLVPVAAGVILLAGLVGFFPVGLTLASAVFLAGLAGVGLFFRSLSPRPLPRGAFLAGFAMVFPMIGWCMGRTLLTRTMVWRDIAYEVSFSGRVRRIIRKG; this is translated from the coding sequence GTGACCGCGTGTTTTGTCGGCGTCATGGCCCTGATCCTGGCCGCACTGGCGACCCTCGTCGCGCTTGGGCGCAACCATGTGCGCGGCGTCCCCGGGCCGGGACCGCGTCCGGCCGTGTTTCCCCGGGCGGCCCTGGTGGTGCCCGTGACCGGAGACGCCCCCGGGGTGCGCGAGGCCCTGGCCACCCTGGTGCGCCAGGACTATCCGGGCCTGATCGTGGTTTTCGCCACGGCCACGGATGACGATCCGGCCGTGCCCCTGGTGGAGGAACTGATCCGGGAGGGCCATGGCCGGGTGTTCCGGGTCGCGGCCGGGCTGGCCACGCGGTGCGGCCAGAAAAATCACAACCTGCTGGCCGGGGTGGCCTTTTTGCAAGGCCTGGGGCAGCGGCCCGACATTTACCTGTTTGGCGACAGCACCCATCTGGCCCGGCCGGATTTCGCCGCCACCCTGGCTGCGCCGCTGGTCCGGGGCGAGACGGCCCTGGCCAGCGGCTTCCACCGCGTCGAACCCTTGTCCGACGCCCCCGGGGTGGTGGGCATGTTCGCCACCTGTCTGGCGCTGCACATGCTGCAATCCATCCGGGCCGTGACCCAGCCCTGGGGCGGGGCCATGGCCCTGACCCGGCAGGCCTTCGAGCGCTTCGGCGTGGCCGGGCTGTGGGCCGAGAGCATTGTGGACGACTGCTCCATGGCCGCCATGCTGCGCAAAAAGGGCGTGGTCTGCCATCCTGTGGCCGGGGCGGCGGTCCTTGCCACGCCCCTGGCCGCCATGAGCCTGTCCCGGTGGAGCGACTGGCTGACCCGGCAACTGCTCTATCTGAAATTCTGCATGCCCGGCACATGGCTTGCCGCCATTCCCGCAGCCCTGGCCCTGTCCCTGGTTCCGGTGGCGGCCGGAGTGATCCTGCTGGCGGGCCTGGTGGGGTTTTTCCCCGTGGGGCTGACCCTTGCCTCGGCCGTTTTTCTGGCCGGGCTGGCCGGGGTGGGGCTTTTTTTCCGGAGCCTGTCCCCGCGTCCCCTCCCCCGGGGGGCCTTTCTGGCCGGATTCGCCATGGTGTTCCCCATGATCGGCTGGTGCATGGGGCGCACCCTGCTCACCCGGACCATGGTCTGGCGGGACATCGCCTACGAGGTGTCTTTTTCGGGCCGGGTGCGGCGGATCATCCGGAAGGGATGA
- a CDS encoding glycosyltransferase produces the protein MAHPATTITPGAAAVHGPARVVFLLQDLLFGGTQRQALELARGLDPARFAVEMWMLAPGRDFAAKAEASGIPLVWLSQRPTVGPDALRGLWRRLGQTPPDILVPLTAVPNIWGRIFGRLKGLPVVVGTCRGGGAIARQHERFLRRLAHHHICNSRPLRDILVDGLGQASDRVTVIPNGVDTDHFVPPPEDMRPVRDVILCVARLSEDKDHETLLQAFEIVAREHDRAELWLVGDGPLAAGVARLIARHPFKGRIRSYPGGADPRPFYQQARVVVLSSRREGLPNVILEAMSMGVAVAATAVGAIPEVLSGEMLSGRAGPVSGPVPDAPGAPGAPDAPDAPDAPDANDGWCGLLAPPAIRRPWPRPCSPFCRTTPSGTAWAARAGPAPWRTILWGPWSGLIISCSKGFWLPARPGRASEVRSENPPVAVPSFGGLGLGRIGPGPGIRGGRMVVGQPVRFEHRGPHGAGRPDAHRAGHGHRARRPEGYLPCGRGGFRGQDVRAARRGPRL, from the coding sequence ATGGCCCACCCCGCCACGACGATCACGCCCGGGGCGGCCGCCGTACATGGTCCGGCCCGGGTGGTTTTCTTGCTCCAGGATCTGCTTTTCGGCGGCACCCAGCGCCAGGCCCTGGAACTGGCCCGGGGGCTTGATCCGGCCCGGTTTGCGGTGGAGATGTGGATGTTGGCCCCGGGGCGCGATTTCGCTGCGAAGGCCGAGGCCAGCGGCATCCCGTTGGTCTGGCTGTCGCAACGCCCCACGGTGGGCCCGGACGCCCTGCGCGGCCTGTGGCGGCGGCTTGGCCAAACGCCCCCGGACATCCTCGTGCCCCTGACCGCCGTGCCCAACATCTGGGGCCGGATATTTGGAAGGCTCAAGGGCCTTCCGGTGGTCGTCGGCACCTGCCGGGGCGGCGGGGCCATCGCCCGGCAGCACGAACGGTTCCTGCGCCGCCTGGCCCACCACCACATCTGCAACTCCCGCCCCCTGCGCGACATCCTGGTCGACGGCCTGGGGCAGGCGTCCGATCGGGTCACGGTCATTCCCAACGGCGTGGACACGGACCATTTCGTCCCGCCCCCGGAGGATATGCGCCCGGTGCGCGACGTGATCCTGTGCGTGGCCCGGCTGTCGGAAGACAAGGACCACGAGACGCTGCTTCAGGCCTTCGAGATCGTGGCCCGGGAGCATGATCGGGCCGAGCTGTGGCTGGTTGGAGACGGCCCTCTTGCGGCCGGGGTGGCCCGGCTCATCGCCCGCCATCCCTTCAAGGGCCGCATCCGTTCCTATCCCGGCGGGGCCGACCCGAGGCCCTTTTACCAACAGGCCAGGGTCGTGGTTTTAAGCTCCCGGCGCGAGGGCTTGCCCAACGTGATCCTGGAGGCTATGTCCATGGGCGTGGCCGTGGCGGCCACGGCCGTGGGTGCCATCCCCGAGGTGCTTTCGGGCGAGATGCTTTCGGGCCGGGCCGGACCCGTCTCCGGGCCGGTTCCCGACGCGCCCGGTGCGCCCGGTGCGCCTGACGCGCCTGACGCGCCTGACGCGCCTGACGCGAATGACGGGTGGTGCGGCCTCCTGGCCCCCCCGGCGATCCGGCGGCCCTGGCCCAGGCCATGCTCACCCTTTTGCAGGACGACGCCCAGCGGGACCGCCTGGGCCGCACGGGCCGGGCCCGCGCCGTGGCGGACTATTCTCTGGGGGCCATGGTCCGGGCTCATCATCTCCTGTTCGAAAGGCTTCTGGCTGCCTGCCCGGCCCGGGCGGGCGAGCGAGGTTCGAAGTGAAAATCCCCCTGTTGCTGTGCCTTCTTTTGGCGGTCTCGGCCTCGGCCGTATCGGCCCCGGCCCAGGAATCCGGGGTGGCCGGATGGTGGTCGGGCAGCCTGTACGGTTCGAGCATCGTGGCCCGCATGGAGCAGGACGGCCAGATGCTCACCGGGCTGGTCACGGTCACCGGGCTCGGCGGCCAGAAGGATATCTACCATGTGGCCGGGGCGGTTTTCGGGGACAAGATGTACGTGCTGCACGGCGCGGGCCACGTCTTTGA